GTCTGTTTTCTGAAACTCGATGACTCATTGATGCACTAAAGAACAGGTATGGTATTTTTAAATACTGACTTGTCTAGGCTTACTGAAAGCTGTGACCATCTTTTACAGAGGTAGACATTTTTAGTGGCATATTTGaattataacaataaaaatgttgCTTATGGAAATTTTGAAAAGTATTGAAAAAAAGCCACATTTTACAGAACATCTACAAAAGAGGAATTTGTTAAAAGACTCATCCGAAATATACAAattagtcttaaaaataaatagaaaaataaacaacttaaatttGGATATAGGCAAAATGATATCAAGCAATATATCACaaaagatacacacagagaaaataaatgtgaaaaggtACTCAATATCACACATAATTAGGAAACTACAAATTAAGGTGATGAGATAGAGACCATTTACAAACTTATCATAATAGCTTAAATCCAAGCACTGATGTCACCAAACATTGACAAGGATGTAGCATAATGGGAAATGTCATTTAGTGCTTGTAGGAATGCAAAAATAATACAGCCACCAAAAGGCAAGACATGACCTGATTCCAACTATATGACACTCAACAAAGATAAGGACAAGCATGCAATGAAAAAGAATCCAATAAAGTTGCCCAGGTCTAGGGTGAAAGGAGATGATTAGGtagtctacagaatgatttcAGTGCAGGAAAATTATCGATACTATAATGATGCATATGTCATTATATGTTTGACTACATTCATAAAATGTTCAACACAAAAAGGAAATTCTGGTGTGAACGGTGGTCTTTGGTTGACATGCATTTTCAAAGTTGGCTTGCCAGTATTCTAGAACAATAGCATATTGATAGAGTCATTGATGGTGGAGGCTATATATGTGTAGGGAGCAGTGATATTGCTCTACAGTCCGTGACAATGCTGTAATACTAAAAACTATTCTAATGATTGCCTGTTGGGTTTGTAAAACTACAGAAAACAGTGGAAAAGATAAATGGATCATAATCTTTCTGCCCTTTTAATCATTtctatgcatttaaaaaaaagaaacatttttaagttCAAGGTCACTAAACAGTAAGGCTGGGTTGTCCCAGGGGAAAGCAGCTCACCTTGGGAcaggcaaaaataaaagaaacatgagaGATGGTGGAGACAAGAAGCCTACGTCAGAGGTACCTTCCATCTGCTTCTCCCAACTGGGCCCCATCTAGTTTCTACAACCTCCCAATAATGCCATTAGATTAGGAATTATCCATAGATGAATCCATCGATCAGATAATAGACCTCTTGATCTGATTACTTCCCAACAAAACAGACACAAGCTGTGAAAGACGCCACATGAGCCTTTTGTGGGATGCTATATCCAAAACATAACATATGTTCATTGGGACAAATAACCTGTAGTATAGCTAAGCAAGAGACTTCAAACACATCtataatctttaaaagaaaaactaacttGAGAGAGTAAAAGGCATATACAATGTACCCAAAGTCATCCAGCCTGTGACTGAAGATGGGACACTAGCTCATGCCAGTAGAGGCCTGGCACTCAGGTAGATTCCCGAGGATACCCTTGCACTATTTTCACCAGCATATGCTAGAGACAGGTCCCACTATTTGTTGAGGAAATAAACCCCCATGGGTTTTAAGTCTTGatatgaaaagtaaaaagataGTCAATTTCAGACTAAATTCAAAGCAAGATTATTGTGATCTGTTCTTATTCAATCACATTCTCAAATTATTGAAGCATTATTGGCAGGCAAAGggctacaaatatttatttaatatataaaagttGATATATTTGGAGGTAAGCTTACATCCATAGAATGTCATCATAATCAATGCCACACAGTTATCTATTACCTCCATAGGTTTCTTACAACCATCATCATTGATTCTGTTGCTTTGAATTGGATTTTCAGTTAGTTGGTTGGTggatttatctctttttttttggctttgtggTTGCTGTAAAGGTATTCAACCCTAAGAGCTACCTTCTtggcacaaataaaaataaaaaataaaataaatttataattaaagcACAGGCTTGCTAGTCTTTGGTACTATGTTACAGAGTAGATCTTAGAATTGATTTATTTGATATAACAGAAATTTGTATTCTTTGATCACTGCCCTGCCCCATTTGCAGAAATTAAATGAATATTATTGCCAATGCAGTGAAGAACGTAATCATTACTGAAGACCCCTTAATCTGGTTATGTCTCACCAACAGTCACCAGCTGAGGAGTAAGCCATGCAAGCCTTCTGTGGGACACTATATATCCACAGCATGATGCATGCTCTTTATTAGGGTAATGAATGTGCCACTTAGCTAGATAATTGCCAATTAGACAGATGGAACCTGTTTCCTAACAAAGTTGTCAACAAAAAGACAAGGGGGAATTTATGTGTGGTCTCTGTGTTGTAgctcaaaatatatatattatattatatgaacATTCACTGCTAATGTATTTCATAGGATCTCATGGTCAATAAgttcttttctaaagaaaatatacatggCCTTTCATCATATTCTGTCTCCTACTCTTCTGAATTTAGTTCTGAGAAGAAGTGAACCTCACTTCCTAGAACATTGTTTAGTAGCTATTCTAAGACACAGGAAGCCTTGAGTAAGTTTAGGTTATTACAATATGTTcaagttttgttatttttctttgaatcttAATCTCCTTTTCAAGAAACAACTTACTGGAGGCTAATAGTCTTTAAACTTTTTGGGCTGTTTAAGTTTAAAGAATCACACGTTTGTATGTGTTTTGGATGAGAAGTGTCTCCCTTCTAacagttttatttgttcattctctTACATCCTTGGGTTACATCCTTAGAGATGGAAACACACTGACCTGAAGACAGGCCTGGTAAAGGCAAGGGAGGTAAATGTTCACTTTTCTGGGAATCTGTTTTAATACTACAAAATAGTGCTGGAAATCTACATCATTGCAAGTTATTCTGCAGTCAATTGATATATTAGAGGTTATCTGGAAGCCCAGGGAATCAAATATCtacttaaaataataacatttcaTTGAAAACTGATATTGTAAGGAAACAGGAAACATCTACCAACCCATCAAGGCATGTCATTGGTTGCCCACTATTCCCTACTGGAGAAGAATCTACTAATTAACCCTCATACATGGGGTTGGTGAATTGAGATTGCTATTGGGGGGAGTAATGGAGAAAACTGTGTCTAAGTGGAGTCAATAAGACTAATAAGAAGCTATGGACTTGATTCTTCAAGTCCTTCCTAGCCCAAATTTCAAGATGTCCAAATTTTACTCTGTTTGTTGACTAACTTATTATATTCTTAGCAGTGTCCTTCTCTGCCcttcatttctatattttcttattgtttgccTTTTGGTGGAAACCTAAGAACTTAACATAACAGGATTTTCTCAACACAAGAAGCTTCTTGtacctccaaaaacaaaacaacaaactcaCCTGATCTGACACTCCTTCTCCATATCGGAGCAAGGTCACAAAATGCTCACAGTTGTTGACCAATAAGTCATAGGCTACCTCTTGCCCAATAGCAAACTCGGACCGCTGTATCACTTCATCCACAGGGAGGGGAGGGTAAGTTGTATCATACTtgttatttattctgtatgtatcATTTCCCACAACGTCCTTCAAAAGCTGCATTTTCACCAAAGCCTTTGTGCTGAACATAGACTTGGCGCTTGTAAATGGTGAAGGGACGCCATCTGTAAGGAGAATGTTGGTTAGTGGAGCATAGTGATCCAGTCCACAGAATGCCAGTGTCATCTAGGAATGCTAGAGATGCTGGGGAACTTTGACTGACCCCTGATCCTTATGGAATAAACCCAAAGTCCTTGATCTTATTCACACACACTGTGTTATCGATTATGGCACTATACTAGTGACAACACAAGTTGCATGGACTTCTCTGCCTGATCAACGACTGGCATTATCATGAGAGATCTTTGCATAGAGTTCTAGCAATGTATGGATAAGATTATTGCCCAGTTTTTCTATTGTGCCTGTTTCTTCTCAGCATCTGAAGTCTTCCAAATCTTAGGGGTTAGAGTAGTGTGTTTTGACTCTATGTCATTTAACAACCTATCTGCCCTCCCTACTTCTTTATACACTGGCTGTTCCCTAGGTTTCAATGCAAGCCCAGATTTGTGGCTATAAAATTTTCACAGTCCTGTGAGGAACCAGCTAAACTCCTGCTTTTCCTCTGGCCAGCAAATGAACATTCTATACCTGAAGCTAACTTCAGTAGACACTACACATAGATGAGGCACCGTGCTAGGTGTTAGCTGCCTGGACAATCCTGCATGTCTCTTCTCTTTATCTGAGATACCTCTATCAGTCATCATTGCCTAGATGCCCAGGCAACTTTGCACCTGGTCCTGCTATGTCAGTACCAGAGACTGACAGATGACTCGTCATGGCATGTGGCCTAGTGCCAGGACCCTCTCTCTACATGTGTCTACATGCTGTGCATGGCCACCACATTCTTGACTGTGAGGAAGGGACTCTACAGAAAATGACTTATGTGAATTTCTCTTTCAGTTGTGACTGAAGTCAAAACGtttctccattctttttctgtcttggtCTCAACAGAGCAGCATCCATCAGTTAGTACTGTAGACACTGGACGTATATGGGAACAGATGCTGCATACCCTGATGTATATGGTATTCTTTTTAAGTGTGGAATTATGTAACATATTGcacttaaattagaaatttttaaatattgtattaaGATCATTTCCTGAATAGTTAAACATGCCCAAGAATATGCTTTTGAAATAGCTGTCATAGTGGCTTTCGTGCCCATTCCAACATTGCCTATTTCTTCCCCCAAATGCCTGTCACAGCCAGTCATTGTATTACATCTTACACAGCCAGTCATTGTATTACATCTTATTCTCTAGAAATGGCTTTGTGGATCACAATGGAACAATTAAGAGTCATTCTCCATGATTTCTAAATGCCAATAAACAGAGAACAGATTAGCTCTTTCCTGTTGAGTCATAAAACTCTAAGAAACTGAATCTCAGTTTGTGAACAGACAGGAGGATGACAGCACCACCCGGAAAGGGGAAGTGGCATCTGAGTCTGATGGTCCTCATGTGATGATATTCCTAGACCTGAAAACTGCTGAGACCTGCTCCACCTGTCTGAGTCCTCCTCCCATGAAGCCATGGACTTGTCTTTTTGCCTGTTTGCTTAAGCTAGTGCTAGTTTTATTTCTGCTATATACAACTAGAGAATTCTAACAAACACAAATACCTAATACCCAGTGGCTAAATCATGTGCCTAACCAGCCACTCCCATGTTGAAAATTAAGCTATTGTCTTATTTCTAAaccattaaaaaggaaatttgtccACATGTCTAAATGTTTCCCCAGACTCCTACAAGCAAAATCAGATGCAGAGTTTAAGAAATCTTTTAAGACTCTTAGCACATTctgttaaaatgtttttgtgAATGGAATCAGTCTCTATTTCCTATACTTGCATTAATTCCACTGGTTGCCATCATTTTATCCTTTGCGAATGAGACAGACATGAGAAATCTATCAGTGTCTTTGTCTATAAGTTACAGGTGAATACAAAGTTTAAatttctgttctcttcttttaTTAACTGTTTTCAAGTATTCCCAGTTGTGGCCTGGGATCTCAGTATTCACTGTCTCTGCTCCAAGGCATCAATTTCCCAGGTACCCTGGGAACTAGTTTTCCTATCTCTTTGAAGTTTCACTTCTTTTGCTGCTTCTTCCAGAAGTTTCCTAATTACAGTATTCCATGACCCCCTCCTATCTTCCTATATTCAGCAGTTCACAAAACACCTTCTTGACTTATTTTTCCACATCCTTCCTAACACAGCTATAATTTGCTcgttctctccctctgtctgtgaAAATGTGAGTGCCACCATGGAACTATCTATATAGCCCTGGTGCCTAGACTAGCATTAGACACATACTGCACAACCTATTGATAGctgccaaattaattaaaatctcctgatggggaatgtacttctgtgtatgttcatcttaatgattgttgaataaagtactgtttggccaatgaggcagcaagttagatgggactaggagtcaaagaggattctgggaaatgtagtaaagaagtgatgatccaggcaggaagtgacatagcagggagactcatatttaaggaagaacaagcaggaagtggtcccttttcccctacGTTCTTCCTCCTGCAGCTCGATATGATCCACTgacaagggaggatgccaatgtAAGGCgtcagataagtcttataaaatatacagatttatgataattaagactgagctatcagatgagaatcctaatcattggccaagcagcatttgttccTAATAccagtctctgtgcattaatttgggtcCTAATtgggcaggcagaactcaggtagctggcagagaccgcccacatggcagtagggcttgggtggcttttggtggaaagattaaTCGTAACAACCTTCTGCTTGTGTGAGACATAAGGACATAGAACTTAGTTATGTTTGTGGTCAATGTCTTCCTTATTTGTAATTAGGAATTCTTTTAATATAGAGGTTCTTTTAATTCAATGTTATTTAGTCTGTGGGATCTTTTTAAATGATACATTGGTCTTTGAAtatcattttctaaattagttGGACTTTGTTTCTCTATTTAATCTGCTTTATGATTTTGTTCATGATCCTTTCTAATTTCAAAGCAACTAAAAATCTCCCAGGAGCCCCCTGGAAACAAATCTTACCTATAGGTGTGAGGTTGATAACATAGCCATCACCCAAGTACAGTGCCCAGTGCTGATAGCCAGGACGGAACACTTCGATCAAGTCCCCTGGGCGAGGGTTGTGAGGATCGGCCAGACTGAAGCAGTCATTAAACGCCATCTGTAATGACAGGCATAGAAATGGTCTTGAGCTGATACAACTCACAGAAAGAGAGTCCAAGGAAGGCTTCCACTTTAGCAGAGGGACCTCCCAGAGTAATGACTCAGACTCACATGTTTTTTCTTTGGATGATTCTGTATGTGCAAGCAGCAAGAGGGGAACAAATTAGCTCTTGCATCTCTACAGCAATGCTCTCTTACCATGATCATTCTTTAAATCTAGAATTCATGGTCAGTGGAACTTCCCTCTATATAAAATTTCAGCAGTATTAAGTATGGAAATATGTCTTATTTGCAGTATCAGTTTGCTCTTGCTTCTATAATGTAAAGAAGTCCCAGGTCAAGAGTCTAATATTAGAATTTTTCAGGCTATGTGCTGCACAGTACAACTAAGAAGCAGAGGTGTGGGTGGAGACTGAACACTGTGAACATTAAAACATGTAAGATATACCTTGTGCCACAAAACTCACTCTGCCGTTTTATTTTAAACAGGGACAAGTTACACACCAGATGAATATCAAGCCAGACATTCAGGTGCAATGCATTTCTTCCAAGTTCAGAATGTGCTCTGTACTGTAGTGTGTTTAAGACTCTGGCTTCTACCTGATATATCTCAGATGTCTTGTCACTGTAACCATGACAAccttccccaccccaacccttaCTGTTTTACTTGTGATTCCAGAAACAGTGCAAGGTGGTCCACCACAGGGGCAAACACAGGGGTAGAGAGGCTCACTGAATTGATGAACGTGGCCTggaattttctctttctaaataaGACACATATTTCCGACAGTTGCCTTTTGTGGAGGTTACACTTTCTGTGTAGTCACAGAAATAGAGTAAGTCAGCAAGAGGAAGTCGTGTCCATCTACCCACAATCAAAGGAAGAATAAGAGCTTTATGCATCCTTAGTCTCTATTGGATAATGATGCTCCTCACCATCTCACCCTTCTCCAACTCTTCAGGTTCCCCACCAAGGAAATACAAGTGCTGGAAACTTCAAACTCACATAAATTATGATCATAATAGCATAGACTAAGGATTTGATAGtacaaatttctttcctttttctttcgagacagggtttctctgtaacagccctggatgtcctggaacttgctctatagaccaggctggcctggaacttacagatatccacctgcttctgcctcctgggtactgcaattaaaggcatgtgcactcCCTAGCACAagtttctctgtaccttttctttctttctttctttctttctttctttctttctttctttctttctttttctttctttcttccttcctttttctttatcttttcttcctccctctctccttgcctctcttcccctccctctctctttttctttgtttcttggcaCACTAGAATTCTGTTTTTTCCCAACAATTAATACAGGAAGGGTTTTTCCTTGAGTATTTGCATGCTGTCTGTTGACACCTTCACTCACCACATTGTCACAGAAACACAGCCAAGTGTAATAGTCCATCTGTTGAAAAATAACTACTAAAGCAAGTATATAGAAGCATTAAGTCCAGCTATCCTCTCAAATATTTTTGATTCTTAATGTGGAAGTTCACAATTTGGTCACTACTAGGAAAAATAGATAATATACTATGATGTAAACAAACATATTTTCTATGAGTAGAAATCATCAAGCCCCCAACAGTCTGCAGGAAATCATAGCCTATTCTAGCCAAGCCTGTATTAATAACCATCATTTTAACAAGGGATATTTGGAAATGTAACACgcttttcaaaaaaattatttcaatctTATTTAACTTCATTTGTATTTGAGTTATTGTGTTATTAGCCCAATTCTAAAGATAAAAGCTATCTTTTCAACTCCAACTTTTAAACAAAACTCCCTGAATTCTACTTACCACTTGCTGGTTCTACTACTAGGCAGGTCACTCTGGCAGAGCATCACTTGCCTCATTTAAAAGACAGGCatatggatctctgagttagcctggtctacagagtgagttccaggacagtcacagctacacagagaaacaacaaagATGGACATAACAAGTAGACTGACTTTTTAATCTCAGAAAACTATTGAAAGCATTCCTTGTGAGCACCTTGAGAAAACCAGCAGGAACTATACAGGTGGGCAAGACAGTGTTGCTGCCTGCTTTATAATGGACCATGTTTTGTATGTGACTTGGTCCCTGTTCTGTCTCGGAGACATGACATATGACTTTATGGAATGGGTGATGTCACAGTAAAGTTTCAATATCTAATGCTCTCAGTCTCTGACATAAAGCCTCAGACCCAACTTATAAAGTGTGAGTGAATTGGCTACACAAAGCCTATCATAGTTAATTAAAAATGGATGGTAGGACAACAAGCATGCCATGTATATAGCCATCCAGGAACTCAGAGAAGAACTCCATGCTAACATATGAGGGGAAGTGTGAGTTCTTACACTGACCTCTTACATATCCTAGCAAGTTGGTGCAAAAAGGAACCTCAGATACTATCTAGTTCGCAGCTTTCCTAATCATGGCTTCTCAGATCCCAGAACTTCTAGCAGTGTAGCTTAAATAACAGCCATCAGGTCCAAGTTCAAAGCCCAAGTTTCTTATGGTAAAAGAAAAGTGAACTCGGCAAATGTTTTCAACCAATGAGAATCATCTGTTATCTCACAACAGAttttcaacaattggtgctggaaTAATTGAGTTATCTCCTGTGGGAAAATATCCCACCACCTACAATAGacatcaaatctctctctctctctctctctctctctctctctctctctctctctctctctctctctcacacacacacacacacacacacacacacacacacacacacagaaaataggGGGGGAAAGCCTTGGTATTAAAAGTTGGTAGAGTACTTATATTTACTATCAAAAGTATGATCCATAGAatgaaaactcaagaaactagatatcctcagaattaaaaatattcacaaaatattCACAGTGCAAAAGTGAAGGCAGCATCAAGAACACATGTAGACCTCTcacaatggggctggagaggcctgagttcagttcccagaatcctcatcaGATGGCCCAGAACTGgatgcaactccagctctaggggatct
This genomic stretch from Cricetulus griseus strain 17A/GY chromosome 4, alternate assembly CriGri-PICRH-1.0, whole genome shotgun sequence harbors:
- the Plaat1 gene encoding phospholipase A and acyltransferase 1; amino-acid sequence: MAFNDCFSLADPHNPRPGDLIEVFRPGYQHWALYLGDGYVINLTPIDGVPSPFTSAKSMFSTKALVKMQLLKDVVGNDTYRINNKYDTTYPPLPVDEVIQRSEFAIGQEVAYDLLVNNCEHFVTLLRYGEGVSDQANRAISTIGVVAAAIDIFTFLGLFPKRQRTKY